A region from the Gossypium hirsutum isolate 1008001.06 chromosome A08, Gossypium_hirsutum_v2.1, whole genome shotgun sequence genome encodes:
- the LOC121204738 gene encoding feruloyl CoA ortho-hydroxylase F6H1-3 gives MAPTVAEPFSDSSALIDFVINQGNGVKGLSEMGLKALPKQYIQPLEERMCMTNVQAHDSIPVIDMSNPEDPEVTKSICEAASKWGFFQIVNHDVPVEVLKNVKDATYKFFALPAEVKNKYSKEHSSSNNVRFGTSFTPQAEKALEWKDYLSLFYVSEEEAFALWPSVCREQVLDYMKKSEVVIKQLLKVLMNGLNLHEIDETKELLLMGSMRTNLNYYPKCPNPELTVGVGRHSDVLTLTILLQDEIGGLFVRGNDSDNWIHVPPIKGSLVINVGDALQIISNGKYRSVEHRVVANGSKNRIFVPIFVNPRPIDMIGPFPELIENGEKPIYKQVLYSDYVKHFFRKAHDGKKTVAFVEL, from the exons ATGGCTCCAACAGTTGCTGAACCATTCAGTGATTCCTCTGCTCTCATCGATTTCGTTATTAATCAAGGGAATGGAGTGAAGGGTTTGTCCGAAATGGGTCTCAAAGCTCTTCCTAAACAATATATTCAGCCTTTGGAAGAAAGGATGTGTATGACCAATGTCCAAGCTCATGATTCGATCCCCGTAATCGATATGTCGAATCCGGAAGATCCCGAAGTGACAAAATCGATCTGCGAAGCGGCTTCAAAATGGGGTTTCTTTCAGATTGTTAACCATGACGTACCTGTTGAAGTTTTGAAGAATGTTAAAGATGCTACTTACAAGTTCTTTGCGTTACCGGCTGAGGTCAAGAATAAGTACTCCAAGGAACATTCGTCGTCGAACAACGTGAGGTTTGGCACGAGTTTTACCCCTCAAGCCGAGAAGGCTCTTGAATGGAAAGATTACCTTAGCTTGTTTTATGTCTCCGAAGAGGAAGCTTTTGCACTATGGCCTTCCGTTTGCAG GGAACAAGTGCTAGATTATATGAAGAAATCTGAAGTTGTCATTAAACAATTATTAAAAGTGCTAATGAATGGCCTAAATTTGCATGAGATTGACGAAACAAAAGAATTATTGTTGATGGGGTCAATGAGGACTAACCTTAATTATTATCCCAAATGTCCTAATCCCGAACTCACTGTTGGAGTTGGTCGACACTCTGATGTCTTGACTCTCACGATTCTCCTTCAAGACGAAATTGGAGGGCTGTTCGTTAGAGGAAATGACAGCGATAATTGGATCCATGTTCCTCCAATCAAAGGTTCCCTTGTGATCAATGTTGGAGACGCATTGCAAATAATTAGCAACGGCAAGTACAGAAGTGTCGAACATCGCGTGGTGGCCAATGGAAGCAAGAATAGAATCTTCGTCCCCATTTTTGTGAACCCAAGACCTATTGATATGATCGGACCATTTCCTGAACTAATCGAAAATGGTGAGAAACCGATTTATAAACAAGTTCTTTATTCAGATTACGTCAAACATTTCTTCCGTAAAGCACATGACGGGAAGAAAACAGTTGCGTTTGTTGAATTATAA